Within Sorangiineae bacterium MSr11367, the genomic segment CGGCTTCTTCTCTTCCTTCTCTTCTGCAACCTCCTGCGGCTCGGTCTTCTTCAGCGGCTTGGCCGGGGCGTTGGCCGGCGCCACCCGAAGCGACCGCGCCAGAAGGTCGGCCAAGTCGATGACCTTGCCGCCCACCCCTGCAGCCGCACGCTCTTCGGCGCCACCGGCATCGCGGGCCACCTCGTCGCGCTCGACCTTCTCGGCAGCGGCAGCCTCCACCGCAGCGCGGTATTCGTCGGGGTGCTTCTTCACGTCGAAGTCCCCGTTCAACTGCTCGACCAAGTTCAGTGCCAGCTGGAGCTCGCGCTCGCTCGGCTCCTTCACGTCGGGGAGGACGATCTCGTCGCCGGGGACGATCTCGTCGGCAAACCGAAGCATATCCAGCGCAAACAGATTTCCGCGCGGGCGCAGCATGGCCAGCTGCGTGCGGGTGCGGATGCGCACCTTGCATAACGCAGCGCGTTTGGTCG encodes:
- a CDS encoding Ku protein, with protein sequence MRAMWSGEIAFGLVTIPAKLYSATKDLTPSFHQLHTECGSRISMVRRCPKCNRDIEWGEIGKGYEVSKGEYALFSKEELAKMEGDESPGGIDIVEFIDPEDVDNVYFSKSYWVGPGGKSARGFSLLREALVSTKRAALCKVRIRTRTQLAMLRPRGNLFALDMLRFADEIVPGDEIVLPDVKEPSERELQLALNLVEQLNGDFDVKKHPDEYRAAVEAAAAEKVERDEVARDAGGAEERAAAGVGGKVIDLADLLARSLRVAPANAPAKPLKKTEPQEVAEEKEEKKPKKKAAGKRG